From one Gallionella capsiferriformans ES-2 genomic stretch:
- the serC gene encoding 3-phosphoserine/phosphohydroxythreonine transaminase, with translation MTIYNFSAGPAVLPKEVLQQAQAEMLDWHGSGMSVMEMSHRGKEFMGIAAEAEADLRELMAIPANYKVLFLQGGASQQFAMIPMNLLRGKASADYLNTGEWSKKAISEAKKYGAVNVVATSADKNFSYVPDFSAWRCDADAAYLHFTPNETIGGVEFNWLPDAGSVPLVADMSSCILSRPIDVSKYGLIYAGAQKNIGPAGLTIVIVREDLIGEVVAGTPTMLDYKTHADNDSMYNTPPTYGIYIAGLVFKMLKRNGGIAAMEQTNIAKANLLYAAIDASNGFYNCPVAIDNRSRMNIPFTLKDAALDGAFVKQAEARGLLQLKGHRSVGGMRASIYNAMPLAGVAALVEFMNEFAANNG, from the coding sequence ATGACTATCTACAACTTTAGCGCAGGTCCCGCAGTATTGCCGAAAGAAGTGTTGCAACAGGCTCAGGCCGAAATGCTTGACTGGCATGGAAGCGGGATGTCGGTGATGGAAATGTCGCATCGCGGCAAAGAGTTTATGGGCATTGCGGCTGAAGCCGAAGCCGACTTGCGCGAGTTGATGGCGATTCCGGCTAACTACAAAGTGTTGTTTTTGCAAGGCGGTGCATCACAGCAGTTTGCGATGATTCCGATGAATCTGTTGCGCGGCAAGGCATCAGCGGATTATCTCAATACCGGCGAATGGTCTAAAAAGGCGATTTCCGAAGCCAAAAAATATGGCGCGGTGAATGTGGTTGCCACGAGCGCCGATAAAAATTTTTCCTACGTGCCTGATTTCTCGGCATGGCGCTGCGATGCGGATGCGGCTTACCTGCACTTCACCCCGAATGAAACGATCGGCGGCGTCGAATTCAACTGGCTGCCTGACGCGGGTTCCGTGCCGCTGGTCGCTGATATGTCATCCTGCATCCTGTCGCGTCCTATCGATGTGTCGAAATACGGCCTGATCTACGCCGGTGCGCAAAAGAATATCGGCCCTGCCGGTTTGACGATCGTCATCGTGCGGGAAGATTTGATCGGGGAAGTCGTGGCGGGTACGCCGACCATGCTCGATTACAAAACGCATGCGGACAATGACTCGATGTACAACACGCCGCCGACCTATGGCATTTACATCGCAGGACTGGTGTTCAAGATGCTCAAGCGTAACGGCGGGATTGCGGCGATGGAGCAGACCAATATTGCCAAGGCGAATCTCTTGTACGCAGCCATTGATGCCAGCAACGGTTTTTATAACTGTCCGGTCGCCATTGATAATCGTTCGCGTATGAATATTCCTTTCACGCTGAAAGATGCAGCGCTGGATGGCGCGTTTGTGAAACAGGCCGAAGCGCGCGGACTGCTGCAACTGAAGGGCCATCGCTCGGTAGGCGGGATGCGCGCCTCGATCTACAATGCGATGCCGCTGGCAGGGGTAGCTGCGCTGGTTGAGTTCATGAATGAGTTTGCCGCAAATAACGGTTAA
- the pheA gene encoding prephenate dehydratase produces the protein MSDKLKQCREQIDALDEALLKIVNQRAALAQQIGHLKEGGVVLRPEREAQVLRRLQDANQGPLSNVAIAALFTEVMSQCRALEAPLSVAYLGPEGTFTEAAALKRFGSAVQGVSCATIDDVFRAVESGEVQYGVVPVENSTEGAIGRTLDLLLQSTLQVCGEVMLPIHQCLLAQQCDVSQIQSVYSHPQSLGQCQGWLNVNLPAAARIPVSSNAEAARLAAGHVNCAAIAGAQAAGHFGLNVCVENIEDDARNTTRFLVLGKQQVAASGEDKTSMVLSATNRPGAVHDLLASLAKYDVSMTKFESRPSRSGLWEYVFYVDIEGHQTDEKVVLALAELKQSAAFMKILGSYPLAV, from the coding sequence ATGAGTGATAAATTAAAACAATGTCGTGAGCAGATTGACGCGCTGGATGAAGCGTTGTTAAAGATTGTAAATCAGCGCGCAGCCTTAGCGCAGCAGATCGGGCATCTCAAAGAAGGCGGTGTGGTGTTGCGCCCCGAGCGCGAGGCACAGGTGCTGCGCCGGTTGCAGGATGCAAATCAGGGGCCGCTGAGCAACGTAGCGATTGCGGCCCTGTTTACCGAAGTGATGTCGCAATGCCGTGCGCTGGAAGCGCCGTTGTCTGTGGCGTATCTGGGGCCTGAGGGCACATTTACCGAGGCGGCGGCTTTGAAACGTTTTGGCAGCGCGGTGCAAGGTGTGTCGTGCGCCACAATTGATGACGTGTTTCGTGCGGTGGAGAGCGGTGAGGTTCAATACGGTGTCGTGCCGGTAGAAAATTCAACCGAAGGCGCTATCGGTCGCACGCTGGATTTGCTGCTGCAAAGTACCCTGCAAGTTTGCGGTGAAGTGATGTTGCCGATACATCAATGCTTGCTGGCACAGCAGTGTGACGTGAGCCAGATTCAAAGCGTGTATTCGCACCCGCAGTCTCTTGGTCAGTGTCAGGGGTGGCTGAATGTGAATCTTCCCGCTGCAGCGCGCATCCCGGTGTCCAGCAATGCCGAAGCGGCAAGACTGGCTGCGGGGCATGTCAATTGCGCGGCGATTGCCGGTGCTCAGGCCGCGGGCCATTTCGGTCTGAATGTCTGTGTGGAAAACATCGAGGACGATGCACGCAATACCACACGTTTTTTGGTGCTGGGAAAGCAGCAGGTAGCCGCATCGGGTGAGGATAAGACCTCGATGGTGCTGTCCGCTACCAACCGGCCTGGTGCGGTGCACGATCTGCTCGCCTCGCTTGCAAAATATGACGTCAGTATGACCAAATTCGAGTCGCGCCCGTCGCGTTCGGGTTTGTGGGAATATGTATTTTATGTGGATATTGAAGGGCATCAGACCGATGAAAAAGTCGTATTGGCATTGGCTGAACTCAAACAATCCGCCGCGTTTATGAAGATACTGGGCTCTTATCCGCTCGCTGTTTGA
- the gyrA gene encoding DNA gyrase subunit A, whose translation MEQFAKETLPVSLEEEMRKSYLDYAMSVIVGRALPDVRDGLKPVHRRVLFAMHELSNDWNRAYKKSARIVGDVIGKYHPHGDTAVYDTIVRMAQPFSLRYMLVDGQGNFGSVDGDNAAAMRYTEIRMAKIAHELLADLDKETVDFGPNYDGSEHEPLVFPARFPNLLVNGSSGIAVGMATNIPPHNMTEVIDACLALLKNPEMDIEELIEYVPAPDFPTAGFIYGLAGVKEGYRTGRGRVIMRARCHFEDIGKGERQAIIIDELPYQVNKANLLMKIGEMVREKRLEGISEIRDESDKSGMRAVIELKRGENADVLLNKLYKDTQMQDSFGINMVAIVDGQPRLLNLKQVMDAFLRHRREVVTRRTIFELRKARERGHVLEGLAVALSNVDEIIALIKAAPAPSDAKRELMAKSWRSELVEDMLSRVSDASRPDGLAPQFGLIVADNARFYHLSDAQAQAILELRLQRLTGMEQDKIIGEYREVMDKIADLLDILAKPERVTAIIGDELVAVKTQFGDKRRSEIVTHTHDMSMEDLIPPEDVVVTLSHGGYMKAQKMDDYQAQKRGGRGRQATRNKDDDFIDNLFVANTHNFILCFSNKGRVYWMKVYDVPQGSSGARGKPIVNLLPLEEGEKINAILPVTEFAEDKYVFFATANGTVKKTTLTDFSRPMKRGIIAINLDEDDYLIGVAITDGHHDVMLFSNSGKAVRFDEADVRETGRASRGVRGMKLHENQQVISMLVAENEQQSVLTATENGYGKRTPVGEYTRHGRGTQGMIAIQTSERNGKVVAATLVNPEDEIMMIGTNGVLIRTRVREIREMGRTTQGVTLMNLEKGERLAGLSRIAESDEEELEELDSGSGIEDSGNVIDGQEEQESGTED comes from the coding sequence ATGGAACAATTCGCTAAAGAAACCCTGCCGGTCAGTCTCGAAGAAGAAATGCGCAAGTCCTATCTGGACTATGCGATGAGCGTCATTGTCGGACGCGCGCTGCCTGATGTGCGCGATGGCTTGAAGCCTGTGCATCGCCGCGTGCTGTTTGCGATGCACGAGTTGTCGAACGACTGGAATCGTGCCTACAAGAAGTCGGCGCGTATCGTCGGTGACGTGATCGGTAAGTATCATCCACACGGCGACACCGCCGTATATGACACCATCGTTCGTATGGCTCAGCCGTTCTCCTTGCGCTATATGCTGGTGGACGGTCAGGGTAACTTCGGGTCTGTGGACGGTGATAACGCGGCGGCGATGCGTTACACCGAAATTCGTATGGCCAAGATCGCGCATGAGCTGCTCGCTGATCTGGATAAAGAGACCGTCGATTTCGGGCCTAACTATGATGGTTCTGAACATGAGCCGCTGGTGTTCCCCGCGCGTTTTCCGAATCTGCTGGTCAATGGTTCTTCCGGTATTGCGGTGGGCATGGCGACCAATATTCCGCCGCACAACATGACCGAAGTGATCGATGCGTGTCTTGCATTGCTCAAAAATCCTGAAATGGATATCGAGGAACTGATCGAATATGTTCCGGCGCCGGATTTTCCGACGGCGGGTTTTATCTACGGTTTGGCAGGCGTTAAAGAAGGTTATCGCACCGGCCGCGGTCGCGTGATTATGCGTGCGCGCTGTCACTTTGAGGATATCGGCAAAGGTGAGCGTCAGGCGATTATTATCGATGAGCTGCCGTATCAGGTGAACAAGGCCAATCTGCTGATGAAAATCGGTGAGATGGTGCGCGAGAAGCGTCTGGAAGGAATCTCCGAAATTCGCGACGAGTCCGATAAGTCTGGTATGCGTGCGGTGATTGAACTCAAACGCGGCGAGAATGCCGATGTGCTGCTCAATAAGCTGTACAAAGACACGCAGATGCAGGACAGCTTCGGCATCAATATGGTAGCGATTGTCGATGGGCAGCCAAGGCTGCTGAATCTGAAACAGGTGATGGACGCCTTTTTGCGCCATCGCCGTGAAGTGGTCACGCGCCGCACGATTTTTGAATTGCGCAAGGCGCGCGAGCGTGGTCATGTGCTCGAAGGACTTGCTGTCGCGCTCTCTAATGTCGATGAGATTATCGCGCTGATCAAGGCGGCTCCCGCACCCAGTGACGCCAAGCGTGAACTGATGGCGAAGAGCTGGCGCTCAGAACTGGTCGAAGATATGTTAAGTCGTGTGAGCGACGCATCTCGTCCTGACGGGCTGGCGCCCCAGTTCGGCTTGATTGTGGCGGACAATGCGCGTTTCTATCATTTGTCGGATGCGCAGGCTCAGGCGATTCTGGAATTGCGTTTGCAACGTCTGACCGGTATGGAACAGGACAAAATCATCGGCGAATATCGCGAGGTGATGGATAAGATTGCCGATCTGCTCGATATTCTGGCGAAACCAGAGCGCGTCACGGCCATCATCGGCGATGAGCTGGTGGCGGTGAAAACGCAGTTCGGCGACAAGCGCCGCAGTGAGATTGTCACGCACACCCATGACATGAGCATGGAAGATTTGATTCCGCCGGAGGACGTGGTGGTCACGCTGTCGCATGGTGGCTACATGAAGGCGCAGAAGATGGATGACTATCAGGCGCAGAAGCGCGGTGGTCGTGGTCGTCAGGCGACACGAAACAAGGATGATGACTTTATCGATAACCTGTTCGTTGCCAATACCCATAATTTCATTCTGTGCTTCTCCAACAAGGGGCGCGTCTATTGGATGAAAGTCTATGACGTGCCTCAGGGCAGTTCCGGTGCGCGCGGCAAGCCGATCGTGAACCTGCTGCCGCTGGAAGAGGGCGAAAAAATCAATGCGATCTTGCCGGTGACTGAGTTTGCCGAAGACAAGTATGTGTTCTTCGCAACGGCCAATGGCACGGTGAAGAAGACGACGCTGACGGATTTCTCGCGTCCGATGAAGCGCGGTATTATCGCGATCAATCTGGATGAAGACGATTACCTGATCGGTGTCGCGATTACGGATGGTCATCACGATGTGATGCTGTTCTCCAATAGTGGTAAGGCGGTGCGTTTCGACGAGGCTGATGTGCGTGAAACAGGTCGTGCTTCTCGCGGTGTTAGAGGAATGAAGCTGCATGAAAATCAACAGGTTATTTCTATGTTGGTGGCTGAGAATGAACAGCAGAGCGTATTGACTGCAACCGAGAACGGTTATGGTAAGCGCACACCGGTGGGTGAATACACCCGCCACGGACGCGGTACGCAAGGCATGATTGCGATTCAGACATCCGAACGGAATGGCAAAGTCGTTGCGGCAACTTTAGTGAATCCTGAAGACGAAATTATGATGATAGGCACAAATGGTGTGCTGATTCGTACCCGAGTTCGGGAGATTCGTGAAATGGGACGCACGACCCAGGGCGTGACGCTGATGAATCTGGAAAAAGGCGAACGACTGGCGGGTTTGAGCCGGATTGCAGAATCTGACGAAGAAGAACTGGAAGAGTTGGATTCAGGATCCGGGATTGAAGATTCTGGTAATGTGATTGACGGGCAGGAAGAACAGGAATCAGGAACTGAGGATTGA
- a CDS encoding IS701 family transposase: MRRFLLLVLFPMPYAQTVRLCLSNWITHLLTAVPLRSRATFVELLCGCLISPEGWVTRAISAITRRKHWTTYYKLLERGSLRTLRLAHALFEVVAQALPMEILNLVIDDTLILRQSENAPGSTIRHDHAKKANQTQYVLAQCWVTLGVSVLGSAGHKYVLPIVSRLVPVSGNRNKLTIALSLVRGLAPVMKGKPVRILFDAWFMRARLVLPLLARRMRVIGQARRDTALFLPPVVLDKAGRGRPRKYGIKMTPDAILALPVSEVKLTLYGKEQLIRLRSVVALARFLKGAPVRAVWCSFYDTDKQSWSKARLLLASETELSAEEVLRLYARRWGIEPLFHNLKRWWGVNNLWQQKRTVLELWMQIRSTAWTLVQLLSLVAEESFPINVVAPWRDKQPLTGGLVAQWLRMEFTGLAFRDGFNRKSGIFTFPEQRGDPRLRV, encoded by the coding sequence ATGAGGCGTTTTTTACTCCTCGTTTTGTTCCCCATGCCCTACGCTCAAACTGTTCGTCTTTGCCTGTCGAATTGGATTACTCATCTACTCACCGCCGTTCCATTGCGTTCACGCGCCACCTTCGTCGAACTGCTGTGCGGTTGCCTGATTTCCCCGGAAGGCTGGGTGACGCGCGCGATCAGCGCCATTACCCGTCGCAAACATTGGACGACGTATTACAAGCTGCTGGAGCGCGGCAGTCTGAGGACGCTGCGTTTGGCTCACGCGTTGTTCGAGGTGGTCGCGCAGGCGCTGCCGATGGAAATACTCAATCTAGTGATCGACGACACGCTGATTCTGCGCCAATCAGAAAACGCACCGGGCAGCACGATTCGGCACGATCACGCCAAGAAGGCCAATCAGACGCAATATGTACTGGCGCAATGTTGGGTGACTTTGGGTGTCAGTGTTTTGGGCAGTGCGGGACACAAATATGTGTTGCCCATCGTGTCACGTCTAGTGCCGGTCAGCGGGAACCGCAACAAGCTCACCATCGCGTTGTCCTTGGTGCGCGGACTGGCTCCGGTGATGAAGGGCAAGCCTGTGCGAATATTATTCGATGCCTGGTTCATGCGTGCGCGACTGGTATTGCCGCTGCTGGCCCGAAGGATGCGAGTCATCGGTCAGGCACGTCGCGACACAGCGCTATTCTTGCCGCCCGTCGTATTGGACAAGGCGGGACGTGGACGACCCAGAAAGTACGGGATAAAAATGACGCCCGATGCGATCCTGGCTTTGCCGGTAAGCGAAGTGAAACTGACGTTGTATGGCAAGGAGCAGTTGATTCGTCTGCGCTCCGTGGTCGCGCTGGCGCGCTTCCTCAAAGGCGCACCGGTGCGCGCCGTGTGGTGTTCGTTCTACGATACGGACAAACAGAGTTGGTCAAAAGCGCGTTTGCTGTTGGCAAGCGAAACCGAGTTAAGTGCCGAAGAAGTCTTGCGATTGTACGCACGGCGCTGGGGCATCGAACCGTTGTTTCACAACCTGAAACGCTGGTGGGGCGTGAACAATCTGTGGCAGCAAAAACGCACCGTATTGGAACTATGGATGCAGATTCGTTCGACGGCGTGGACGCTGGTTCAGTTATTGAGCTTGGTCGCGGAAGAGTCCTTCCCGATCAACGTTGTGGCACCGTGGCGCGACAAACAACCGCTAACGGGCGGCTTGGTGGCGCAGTGGCTACGGATGGAATTTACCGGACTTGCTTTCAGAGATGGATTCAACCGGAAGTCCGGGATATTCACCTTCCCGGAACAGCGCGGCGACCCAAGATTGCGGGTGTAG
- a CDS encoding phosphoglycerate dehydrogenase: MANPYRILTLNKISAQGLKRFPAESYQVASDVDLPDAILVRSQVMHDMEIPASVKAIARAGAGTNNVPVAKMSARGIPVFNAAGANANAVKELVIAGMLLSARNIVPALQFVAGLAGDDATVHKLVEDGKKHFAGIELRGRTLGVIGLGAIGRQVADTALALGMRVQGYDPEITVEGAWSLSSQVKKAQSIEELLRHSDFVTLHVPLLDATRGLIDASRVKAMKSGSVLLNFSRDAIVDSDAVLAGLHEKHLRGYVCDFPSQTLQGQAGVVTLPHLGASTEEAEENCAVMVVDQVRDYLEHGNIANTVNFPTLIMPRESAHRLAVANANVPNMLGQISSALAGAGINIHTMMNKSRGEMAYTLVDTDSPVPPQLIAQIEAIQGVLMVRCLPLSE; the protein is encoded by the coding sequence ATGGCTAATCCATACCGTATTCTGACCCTCAACAAGATATCGGCTCAAGGGCTTAAGCGTTTTCCTGCCGAGTCCTATCAAGTTGCGAGTGACGTGGATCTGCCCGATGCAATACTGGTGCGCTCGCAAGTCATGCACGACATGGAGATTCCTGCCAGTGTGAAGGCGATTGCACGAGCCGGTGCCGGTACCAACAATGTGCCGGTTGCAAAGATGAGCGCGCGCGGCATTCCGGTGTTTAATGCGGCCGGGGCTAACGCTAATGCGGTCAAGGAATTGGTGATCGCGGGTATGTTGTTGTCCGCCCGCAATATTGTGCCGGCATTGCAGTTTGTCGCAGGGTTGGCAGGTGACGATGCGACTGTTCACAAACTGGTCGAAGACGGCAAGAAGCATTTTGCCGGGATTGAATTGCGCGGTCGTACCCTCGGTGTTATAGGGTTGGGTGCGATTGGCCGGCAGGTGGCCGATACGGCACTGGCGCTGGGGATGCGGGTACAGGGTTACGATCCGGAGATCACCGTGGAAGGGGCATGGAGTCTGTCGTCACAAGTCAAAAAGGCGCAAAGCATAGAAGAGTTGCTGCGTCATAGCGATTTCGTCACGCTGCATGTGCCGCTGCTTGATGCAACAAGGGGTTTAATCGATGCATCGCGGGTCAAAGCGATGAAGTCGGGCAGCGTGCTGCTGAACTTTTCGCGCGATGCGATTGTGGATAGCGATGCTGTGCTGGCAGGGTTGCATGAGAAACACTTGCGCGGTTATGTCTGCGATTTTCCGTCGCAAACCTTGCAGGGACAGGCGGGGGTGGTAACACTGCCGCATCTTGGCGCCTCGACCGAAGAGGCGGAAGAGAACTGTGCCGTGATGGTGGTGGATCAGGTGCGCGACTATCTGGAGCACGGCAATATTGCCAATACGGTTAATTTTCCAACGCTGATTATGCCGCGTGAATCAGCACACCGACTGGCGGTTGCCAATGCCAATGTGCCGAATATGCTGGGGCAGATTTCTTCCGCGCTGGCGGGGGCGGGGATCAATATCCACACGATGATGAATAAATCGCGCGGTGAAATGGCGTACACGTTGGTCGATACCGACTCGCCGGTGCCGCCCCAGCTGATCGCACAAATTGAAGCTATTCAAGGGGTCTTGATGGTGCGTTGTTTGCCTTTGTCAGAATAA